The following proteins come from a genomic window of Pyxidicoccus sp. MSG2:
- a CDS encoding ATP-binding protein yields the protein MSTSLAPSFFDDALTRAVDSQRRSVLGAGAAVRLVGTAVFLALSTGLWLSGGEDWATYPPVLAAYLLIAGALFVMRRRPVARWLGVVQAPVDVGLVYWLQHMALPRSPFPSGVAGFSLGLFALVVALSGLTLRRSVVYGTALLAWVAQAALMRQAGVGWGAVAIALVALIMVAAVSHYGTGRLRQLAVAFSRVEVERALEARRFQEVEEARKTIERMLGDAQARNDQLHALQRDKEQLTQFLVHDLRSPLSALTMTLSWMEQEVPGGKGVLMESVRTGLAVTARLDRMISDLMDVPRLEQGRLEPRKVPFTAAILLEEVRRSLDGVARARRLTLDVAAPPELEMLGDSELLVRVVENLASNALRYAPTGGRVRLEAGTAPDCRWLAVRNDGPPIPPETRARIFDKYMQGEAEKDSRRGYGLGLYFSRLAAEAHGGQLAVEDTPGWSTSFVVRLPG from the coding sequence GTGTCGACCTCCCTGGCCCCCAGTTTCTTCGATGACGCGCTGACGCGGGCGGTGGACTCCCAGCGGCGCAGCGTGCTCGGCGCGGGCGCGGCGGTGCGCCTGGTGGGCACGGCCGTCTTCCTGGCCCTCAGCACCGGCCTGTGGCTTTCGGGCGGCGAGGACTGGGCGACGTACCCGCCCGTGCTGGCGGCGTACCTGCTCATCGCGGGGGCGCTGTTCGTGATGCGGCGGCGGCCCGTGGCGCGATGGCTGGGCGTGGTGCAGGCGCCGGTGGACGTGGGGCTCGTGTACTGGCTCCAACACATGGCCCTGCCCCGCTCGCCCTTCCCGTCCGGGGTGGCGGGCTTCAGCCTGGGGCTGTTCGCGCTGGTGGTGGCGCTGAGCGGACTGACGCTGCGGCGCAGCGTCGTCTATGGCACGGCGCTGCTGGCCTGGGTGGCCCAGGCCGCGCTGATGCGGCAGGCGGGCGTGGGCTGGGGCGCGGTGGCGATTGCCCTGGTGGCGCTCATCATGGTGGCGGCGGTGAGCCACTACGGCACCGGCCGACTGCGGCAGCTCGCGGTGGCCTTCTCCCGCGTGGAGGTGGAACGAGCGCTGGAGGCCCGGCGCTTCCAGGAGGTGGAGGAGGCGCGGAAGACCATCGAGCGGATGCTGGGTGACGCACAGGCGCGCAACGACCAGCTCCACGCCCTGCAGCGAGACAAGGAGCAGCTCACGCAGTTCCTGGTGCACGACCTGCGCTCGCCCCTGTCCGCGCTGACGATGACGCTGTCGTGGATGGAGCAGGAGGTGCCGGGCGGAAAGGGCGTGCTGATGGAGTCGGTGCGCACGGGCCTGGCCGTCACGGCGCGCCTGGACCGGATGATTTCGGACCTGATGGACGTGCCCCGCCTGGAGCAGGGCCGGCTGGAGCCGCGCAAGGTGCCCTTCACCGCGGCGATTCTGTTGGAGGAGGTACGCCGCTCGCTCGACGGCGTGGCCCGCGCGCGGCGGCTGACGCTGGACGTGGCGGCCCCCCCGGAGCTCGAGATGCTGGGCGACTCGGAGCTGCTCGTGCGCGTGGTGGAGAACCTGGCCAGCAATGCGCTGCGGTACGCGCCCACCGGAGGCCGGGTGCGGCTGGAGGCGGGCACCGCCCCGGACTGCCGCTGGCTGGCCGTGCGCAACGACGGCCCGCCGATTCCGCCGGAGACGCGCGCCCGCATCTTCGACAAGTACATGCAGGGCGAGGCGGAAAAGGACAGCCGCCGGGGCTATGGGCTGGGGCTCTACTTCTCCCGGCTGGCCGCCGAGGCACACGGCGGCCAGCTCGCGGTGGAGGACACGCCCGGCTGGTCCACGTCCTTCGTGGTGCGCCTGCCGGGCTGA
- a CDS encoding PspA/IM30 family protein, whose protein sequence is MWERFKRAMRSFAGFFVSSIEDPELILEQNVRDLNDQVPKMNESIAMVRANVTLLEKENAKYAEDVRSLTAKVKAAIQAGRDDLAAQYAGKLQIEKDALGRNEQQLATARSAYEKALTVKKAFMREKERKTQEAMNAIREARRAKWQAKVADTMESFTVAGIDSTHDEMLRKVQEKSAVNEARMQMALEGVDHMAVNIEEEAEKIQANELVKQMKMEMGLLESPAPVSDVSGGAEKTIGKKVGVE, encoded by the coding sequence ATGTGGGAACGATTCAAGAGGGCAATGCGCAGCTTCGCCGGCTTCTTTGTCTCCTCCATCGAGGACCCGGAACTCATCCTCGAGCAGAACGTTCGAGACCTGAACGACCAGGTCCCGAAGATGAACGAGTCCATCGCCATGGTTCGGGCGAACGTGACGCTGCTCGAGAAGGAGAACGCCAAGTACGCCGAGGACGTGCGCTCGCTGACGGCCAAGGTGAAGGCCGCCATCCAGGCCGGGCGTGACGACCTGGCCGCGCAGTACGCCGGCAAGCTCCAGATTGAGAAGGACGCGCTGGGCCGCAACGAGCAGCAGCTCGCTACGGCCCGTTCGGCCTACGAGAAGGCGCTGACGGTGAAGAAGGCGTTCATGCGCGAGAAGGAGCGCAAGACGCAGGAGGCCATGAACGCCATCCGCGAGGCGCGCCGCGCCAAGTGGCAGGCCAAGGTGGCCGACACCATGGAGTCCTTCACCGTCGCGGGCATCGACTCGACGCACGACGAGATGCTGCGCAAGGTGCAGGAGAAGTCCGCCGTCAACGAGGCCCGGATGCAGATGGCCCTCGAGGGCGTGGACCACATGGCGGTCAACATCGAGGAAGAGGCCGAGAAGATTCAGGCCAACGAGCTCGTGAAGCAGATGAAGATGGAGATGGGTCTGCTCGAGAGCCCGGCGCCGGTGTCGGATGTCAGCGGCGGCGCCGAGAAGACCATCGGCAAGAAGGTCGGGGTGGAGTAG
- a CDS encoding ABC transporter substrate-binding protein, whose translation MKLHRGPGLFLFFMLCALGAGYVLASRLGYLDRLQERFFPAAREAVRLSPGDFPAGVAAPVADVASVPLRPVLIGFTPRGSASALLVATGGATTLDNPVPPTGAAQGFLKTAYALDARAVLFAREEELRQALAIGAENGGVDMAALSVDRLAAWAPALRDAAPRTLLLVGRSRGQEALAAVGVTDLAALRGKRVGVYPYSSSHYFALWVLARAGLRTTDVRWVDLPSTLDAGRALREGRADAVVGLWGDVELAARDRGGAVLATTADAPHLVATVLVARGDFAARYPDAVRRVLRGLLDAGQSVLKDPTAGARMLGEVAPYLGDPIEAIRSAPPATLADNRAFFGLSGEAPVTYDELFQSAAALFQKLKQGPRVPPAEDTRDLGALKYVSEARGP comes from the coding sequence ATGAAGCTCCACCGCGGGCCAGGCCTCTTCCTCTTCTTCATGCTCTGCGCGCTCGGCGCGGGCTACGTGCTCGCGTCGCGCCTGGGCTACCTGGACCGGCTCCAGGAGCGTTTCTTCCCCGCCGCGCGCGAAGCGGTGCGGCTGTCTCCGGGTGACTTCCCCGCCGGAGTGGCCGCCCCCGTGGCGGACGTCGCGTCGGTGCCGCTGCGGCCCGTGCTCATCGGCTTCACCCCGCGCGGCTCGGCCTCGGCGCTGCTGGTGGCCACCGGCGGCGCGACGACGCTGGACAACCCGGTGCCTCCGACGGGCGCCGCGCAGGGCTTCCTGAAGACGGCCTATGCGCTGGACGCGCGCGCGGTGCTCTTCGCGCGCGAGGAGGAACTGCGGCAGGCGCTGGCCATTGGCGCGGAGAACGGCGGCGTGGACATGGCCGCGCTGTCCGTGGACCGGCTGGCGGCGTGGGCTCCGGCGCTGCGGGACGCGGCGCCGCGCACGCTGCTGCTGGTGGGGCGCAGCCGGGGGCAGGAGGCGCTGGCGGCGGTGGGCGTGACGGACCTCGCCGCGCTGCGGGGCAAGCGGGTGGGCGTGTACCCGTACAGCTCCTCGCACTACTTCGCGCTGTGGGTGCTGGCGCGCGCGGGGCTGCGGACGACGGACGTGCGCTGGGTGGACCTGCCCTCCACGCTGGACGCGGGCCGCGCGCTGCGCGAGGGCCGGGCGGACGCGGTGGTGGGGCTGTGGGGTGACGTGGAATTGGCGGCGAGGGACAGGGGTGGGGCGGTGCTGGCCACGACTGCGGACGCGCCGCACCTGGTGGCGACGGTGCTGGTGGCGCGCGGAGACTTCGCGGCGCGCTACCCGGACGCGGTGCGCCGGGTGCTGCGTGGATTGTTGGATGCGGGGCAGAGCGTGCTGAAGGACCCCACGGCGGGGGCGCGGATGCTGGGCGAGGTGGCGCCGTACCTGGGAGACCCGATTGAGGCCATCCGCAGTGCGCCGCCGGCGACGCTGGCGGACAATCGGGCGTTCTTCGGCCTTTCCGGTGAGGCGCCGGTCACCTATGACGAGCTCTTCCAGAGCGCCGCGGCGCTCTTCCAGAAGCTGAAGCAGGGTCCGCGGGTGCCTCCCGCGGAGGACACGCGGGACCTGGGCGCGTTGAAGTATGTGTCGGAGGCGCGAGGCCCCTGA
- a CDS encoding AraC family transcriptional regulator, which produces MWRSCPIVPDMDLLSDVLRDLRLESAVLSLGEFRAPWGFDKGTAGGAPFHVVVEGRCLLEVADSAPIELTPGDLVVLPHGTRHALMSDRRAQRTPFQKVLEANGHDGAWTPDSRIEGLNRLRLGGQGSLTRIINGVFSFRDGRRNPFLEALPTVLHVRGRPSWLEGSLRLLMDEALSGRPGFQTIAERVADIVFVQAVRDYAASLPANGTGWLRGLTDRQIAHALARVHRRPGDAWTVASLARAAAMSRTVFATRFRALVGSGVMEYVTARRMHVAAGMLTGSTETLATIANAVGYESEISFSKAFRRWAGVPPGQYRRRGNGAPLSAPGSRAAAGRASPRRTPGTAPSAARTPRSPRPPRSAR; this is translated from the coding sequence GTGTGGAGGTCCTGCCCCATCGTCCCGGACATGGACCTGCTGAGCGACGTCCTGCGCGACCTGCGGCTCGAGAGCGCCGTGCTGAGCCTGGGCGAGTTCCGGGCACCGTGGGGCTTCGACAAGGGCACCGCCGGAGGTGCACCGTTCCACGTCGTCGTCGAGGGACGCTGCCTCCTGGAAGTCGCGGACAGCGCCCCCATCGAGCTCACGCCGGGCGACCTGGTCGTGCTCCCGCATGGAACCCGCCACGCCCTCATGTCCGACCGCCGTGCTCAGCGCACGCCCTTCCAGAAAGTATTGGAGGCCAACGGCCATGACGGCGCCTGGACGCCGGACAGCCGCATCGAGGGACTGAACCGGCTTCGCCTTGGCGGCCAGGGCTCGCTCACGCGAATCATCAATGGCGTCTTCAGCTTCCGCGACGGACGTCGCAATCCGTTCCTCGAAGCGCTGCCCACCGTCCTTCACGTGCGGGGCCGCCCGAGCTGGCTCGAAGGCTCGCTCCGCCTCCTGATGGACGAAGCCCTCTCCGGACGGCCGGGTTTCCAGACCATCGCCGAGCGGGTGGCGGACATCGTCTTCGTGCAGGCCGTTCGTGATTACGCCGCGAGCCTGCCGGCGAATGGCACCGGCTGGCTGCGCGGACTCACGGACCGGCAGATTGCGCACGCGCTCGCGCGGGTGCACCGGAGGCCGGGTGACGCGTGGACGGTGGCCTCGCTCGCTCGCGCCGCGGCCATGTCACGCACCGTCTTCGCAACCCGCTTCCGTGCGCTCGTCGGCTCGGGCGTCATGGAGTACGTCACCGCCCGGCGCATGCACGTGGCGGCGGGGATGCTGACGGGCTCCACGGAGACGCTGGCGACCATCGCCAACGCCGTGGGCTACGAGTCCGAGATTTCCTTCAGCAAGGCCTTCCGGCGCTGGGCGGGTGTCCCGCCCGGGCAATACCGGCGCCGAGGCAATGGCGCGCCGCTCAGCGCACCCGGGTCCCGTGCGGCAGCGGGCCGCGCGTCTCCTCGGAGAACTCCAGGAACTGCTCCATCTGCCGCACGGACTCCTCGGTCGCCTCGGCCTCCGCGCTCAGCACGGTGA
- a CDS encoding NAD-dependent epimerase/dehydratase family protein has product MRVLMTGATGFIGSRVAVRLSEQGHTVVAAVRDAAAADRLKTHRVPASPLIASLDERGRLADAARDCDGVVHLAFELAPDIATAVARDQAVVAAFASALRNTGRPLVVTSATGLLGNTGSTPVDEDHPPQEDFRLAIRHRVEADVLAEAAKGVRASVIRVPILVHTAEGGGPLGRLLATARRTGRSCWIGAGENRLPCVHLEDLADLYVRALEAAPPGRVYNACGSDISLRDFAEGVGRALGVPAQGLMPEQAVDQFGPFFATLLAVDNRVSNARARSELGWEPYRSRPSLEADLAVLGRGS; this is encoded by the coding sequence ATGCGAGTGTTGATGACGGGAGCAACGGGCTTCATCGGCTCACGGGTGGCGGTCCGCTTGAGCGAACAAGGGCACACGGTGGTCGCCGCCGTGCGAGACGCGGCCGCGGCGGACCGGTTGAAGACACACCGGGTTCCGGCCTCGCCGCTCATCGCGTCCCTGGATGAGAGGGGCAGGCTCGCGGATGCAGCGAGGGACTGTGATGGCGTGGTGCACCTCGCATTCGAACTCGCGCCGGACATCGCGACGGCGGTGGCGCGTGACCAGGCGGTGGTCGCGGCGTTTGCCTCGGCGCTCCGGAACACGGGCAGGCCCCTGGTAGTGACGTCGGCCACCGGCCTGCTGGGAAATACGGGCTCGACGCCGGTGGATGAGGACCACCCGCCGCAGGAGGACTTCCGCCTGGCGATTCGTCACCGCGTCGAGGCGGATGTGCTCGCCGAGGCCGCGAAGGGCGTGCGCGCGAGCGTCATCCGTGTGCCCATCCTGGTGCACACGGCCGAGGGAGGCGGCCCCCTGGGGCGGCTCCTGGCCACGGCCCGCCGGACGGGCAGGTCCTGCTGGATTGGGGCGGGGGAGAACCGATTGCCGTGTGTCCACCTGGAAGACCTGGCGGACCTCTACGTGAGGGCCCTGGAAGCCGCGCCGCCGGGCCGCGTCTACAACGCCTGTGGCTCCGACATCTCCCTTCGAGACTTCGCGGAAGGAGTGGGGCGGGCCCTCGGAGTACCCGCGCAGGGCCTCATGCCCGAGCAGGCCGTCGACCAGTTCGGCCCGTTCTTCGCGACGCTCCTCGCGGTGGACAACCGCGTGTCGAATGCGCGAGCCCGCTCCGAGCTCGGCTGGGAGCCCTATCGCTCCCGGCCGTCGCTCGAAGCAGACCTCGCCGTGCTGGGGCGGGGAAGCTGA
- a CDS encoding alpha/beta hydrolase — protein MQPSSPRPALVPGLLLALLLSSAASATTLRVHYDVGYGNRITVRGSAAPLSWTAGQNATWTSGNVWTYSWPNSAGDVDLKPLINDTQWSTGANYRVRSGTTVDVYPFFGSAVGTRQQFDNFWSPQLGNTRTLRFYLPPSYSANPLKRYPVLYMHDGQNLFDAATASYGVEWGVDETVNSLIGSGQMDEVIVVGIDHTGSSRIYEYTPCCDATYGGGGADLYERFILESVKPFVDANLRTLPAKANTALMGSSLGGLVSFYIGRRHPEVFSKVAGLSSSFWWNNQAMTVQVEQSTVKLPLRFYLDAGTNNDGLTETTRMRNALAADGHVQGTDLYYYVANGAGHTESAWAARVYLPLTYLFPWQSTVY, from the coding sequence ATGCAGCCATCATCCCCCCGCCCGGCGCTCGTGCCGGGCCTGTTGCTGGCGCTCCTGCTGAGCAGCGCGGCCAGCGCCACCACCCTCCGCGTCCACTACGACGTGGGCTATGGCAACCGGATTACCGTTCGCGGCAGCGCGGCGCCGCTGTCCTGGACGGCTGGACAGAACGCGACCTGGACGTCGGGCAACGTGTGGACGTACTCGTGGCCCAACAGCGCCGGGGACGTGGACCTCAAGCCGCTCATCAACGACACGCAATGGTCCACCGGCGCCAACTACCGCGTGCGCTCGGGCACCACCGTGGACGTGTACCCGTTCTTCGGCTCCGCCGTGGGCACGCGGCAGCAGTTCGACAACTTCTGGTCGCCGCAGCTCGGCAACACGCGCACGCTGCGCTTCTACCTGCCGCCCAGCTATTCGGCGAACCCGCTCAAGCGCTACCCAGTGCTCTACATGCACGACGGGCAGAACCTCTTCGACGCGGCCACCGCGTCCTACGGCGTCGAGTGGGGCGTGGACGAGACGGTCAACTCCCTCATCGGCTCCGGGCAGATGGACGAGGTCATCGTCGTGGGCATCGACCACACGGGCTCCAGCCGCATCTACGAGTACACGCCGTGCTGTGACGCCACCTACGGCGGCGGCGGCGCGGACCTGTACGAGCGCTTCATCCTGGAGAGCGTGAAGCCCTTCGTCGACGCGAACCTGCGCACGCTGCCGGCCAAGGCGAACACCGCGCTGATGGGCTCGTCGCTGGGCGGGCTCGTGTCCTTCTACATCGGCCGCCGGCACCCAGAGGTCTTCTCGAAGGTGGCCGGGCTCTCCAGCTCGTTCTGGTGGAACAACCAGGCGATGACGGTGCAGGTGGAGCAGTCCACCGTGAAGCTGCCGCTGCGCTTCTACCTGGACGCGGGCACGAACAACGACGGGCTGACGGAGACGACGCGCATGCGCAACGCGCTGGCGGCCGACGGGCACGTGCAGGGCACGGACCTGTACTACTACGTGGCCAATGGCGCGGGGCACACCGAGTCCGCCTGGGCGGCCCGGGTGTACCTGCCCCTCACGTACCTGTTCCCCTGGCAGAGCACGGTGTACTGA
- a CDS encoding ABC transporter ATP-binding protein, translating to MIHARDIVKEYLDGDGTKVRVLDGMSLDVEDGDFVAVVGPSGSGKSTLLHLLGGLDVHYQGEVEVGGVKLRGLDDKALARFRNTHVGFVFQSFHLIPNLSALENVLLPSHFGAPQADGRKRAEAMLERVGLGSKKDRAPVRLSGGERQRVAIARALYSGPKLLLCDEPTGNLDSATGEGVIQLFKELHREGLTVLAVTHEERMSAAARRVLRLKEGRLVEERADLHLATRGAP from the coding sequence GTGATTCACGCTCGCGACATCGTGAAGGAGTACCTGGACGGGGACGGCACGAAGGTGCGCGTCCTCGACGGCATGTCCCTGGACGTGGAGGACGGGGACTTCGTCGCGGTGGTGGGCCCGTCCGGCAGCGGCAAGTCCACGCTGCTGCACCTCTTGGGTGGGCTGGACGTGCACTACCAGGGAGAGGTGGAGGTGGGTGGCGTGAAGCTGCGCGGGCTCGACGACAAGGCCCTGGCGCGCTTCCGCAACACCCACGTGGGCTTCGTCTTCCAGTCCTTCCACCTCATCCCCAACCTCTCCGCGCTGGAGAACGTGCTGCTTCCCTCGCACTTCGGCGCGCCGCAGGCGGACGGCCGCAAGCGCGCGGAGGCCATGCTGGAGCGCGTGGGCCTGGGCTCGAAGAAGGACCGCGCGCCGGTGCGCCTGTCCGGTGGCGAGCGCCAGCGCGTGGCCATCGCCCGGGCCCTCTACAGCGGGCCGAAGCTGCTCCTGTGCGACGAGCCCACGGGCAACCTGGACTCGGCCACCGGCGAGGGCGTCATCCAGTTGTTCAAGGAGCTGCACCGCGAGGGGCTCACCGTGCTGGCCGTCACCCACGAGGAGCGCATGAGCGCCGCGGCCCGCCGCGTGCTGCGGCTGAAGGAGGGACGGCTCGTGGAGGAGCGCGCCGACCTGCACCTGGCCACCCGAGGTGCCCCGTGA
- a CDS encoding ABC transporter permease — translation MRLDALSRLVRLSLARERKGAFFSAFGVAMGVGALVFFVGLGLGVGRVIREKIFPTDARLVDVVPAAVSLGSLLGGGKLDAATVDRLRALPGVEDAYRKMNVRVPAVTRYDGVFFGTKLRMGMEVLAVGVEPGLVKGDVQLGEFKDPGDGQPIPALVSTRLLELYNKTFAPARKLPQLSANMLVGFGFPVEFNRSYVAATGGGPTRTATTQVVGASDRAMLAGITIPLDTAVRINREAGVDSESFTGVTLVAKDPSQVPGIVDAVKGMGLEIDDQERRMAENTGAAVALVTSALALLSILICLLAAVNIAHALSASVRARAKEIGVMQAVGASRADVRGIVLAEAAVVGLLGGAAGTAIALLLAFVVNRLASGYLPNFPFKPDSFFSFPWPVVVGGVLLGLLAALAGAYFPARRAAATDPARTLAG, via the coding sequence GTGAGGCTGGACGCGCTGTCCCGGCTGGTGCGGCTGAGCCTCGCCCGTGAGCGCAAGGGCGCCTTCTTCTCCGCCTTCGGCGTGGCCATGGGCGTGGGCGCGCTCGTCTTCTTCGTGGGCCTGGGCCTGGGCGTGGGCCGTGTCATCCGCGAGAAGATCTTCCCCACGGACGCGCGGTTGGTGGACGTGGTGCCCGCGGCGGTGTCGCTGGGCTCGCTGCTCGGCGGCGGCAAGCTGGACGCGGCCACCGTGGACCGCCTTCGCGCGCTGCCCGGCGTGGAGGACGCGTACCGGAAGATGAACGTCCGCGTGCCCGCGGTGACGCGCTACGACGGCGTCTTCTTCGGCACCAAACTGCGCATGGGCATGGAAGTCCTCGCCGTGGGCGTGGAGCCGGGCCTGGTGAAGGGCGACGTGCAGCTCGGCGAGTTCAAGGACCCGGGCGACGGCCAGCCGATTCCGGCGCTCGTGTCCACGCGGCTGCTGGAGCTGTACAACAAGACGTTCGCCCCGGCGCGCAAGCTGCCCCAGTTGTCCGCGAACATGCTCGTGGGCTTCGGCTTCCCGGTGGAGTTCAACCGTTCGTATGTCGCGGCCACCGGCGGAGGGCCCACGCGCACCGCGACGACGCAGGTGGTGGGCGCGTCCGACAGGGCCATGCTCGCCGGTATCACCATCCCCCTGGACACGGCGGTGCGCATCAACCGCGAGGCCGGCGTGGACTCGGAGAGCTTCACCGGCGTCACCCTGGTGGCGAAGGACCCCTCGCAGGTGCCCGGCATCGTGGACGCGGTGAAGGGCATGGGGCTGGAAATCGACGACCAGGAGCGCCGCATGGCGGAGAACACGGGCGCGGCGGTGGCGCTCGTCACCTCCGCGCTGGCGCTCCTGTCCATCCTCATCTGCCTGCTGGCGGCGGTGAACATCGCCCACGCGCTGTCGGCCTCCGTGCGGGCGCGCGCCAAGGAGATTGGCGTCATGCAGGCGGTGGGCGCGTCGCGCGCGGACGTGCGCGGCATCGTCCTGGCCGAGGCCGCCGTGGTGGGCCTCCTCGGAGGCGCCGCCGGTACCGCCATCGCCCTGTTGCTGGCCTTCGTGGTGAACCGGCTGGCCTCGGGTTACCTGCCCAACTTCCCCTTCAAGCCCGACAGCTTCTTCTCCTTCCCCTGGCCGGTGGTGGTGGGAGGCGTGCTGCTGGGCCTGCTCGCCGCGCTCGCCGGCGCCTACTTCCCCGCCCGCCGCGCGGCCGCCACCGACCCGGCACGTACGCTCGCCGGATGA